Genomic window (Bradyrhizobium sp. 186):
CCGCGGGTCCTGGACATGAACCTCCGCGGTCTGTGCGATCAGATCGGCTACCTTGCGCCCGTCGTGCAGAAGCTTTTCGACGCCCAATCGAGCCGTCTCGGAATCGTCGTGATAGGTGTAGGTCGCGCAGGCCTCGTTGATCAACCCAGCTCTGCCCAGCAGCAGGAGCGGCGCCCAAGCGGCGACGTCGGCGGTGTGCGGCAGATCAAGCGGGATGCCTCCTCGTTCGCGCAGGAGTTCGGTCCGCATCACCACGCCGCACATATTTACAGTGATCTGATCGGTCAAGAAGGCCTTCAGAATCGCGGCGCCGTCCCGAATGCCTGTATCGTAGAGACGACTGGTACGCGGGGGCCTCGTCTGTCCGAGCGATGCAGCATGAAGGTTGCTTAGCGTAATCACGCTCGAAAGCTGCGGCTGTTGCTTGATGAGGGCCGCTGACCGCTCGAGCAGCCACGGCATGACCCTGTCATCATCAGAAACGAAGACTATGTAATCGCCCTTGGCATTCTCGAGACACGCATTCCAGTTTGGGAGCAGGCCGATATTCATTTCCTGGTTGATGACTCGCAATCTTGTGTCGCTAAAGCTTTCCAGAACGCGGACGGTATCGTCCGGCGAGGCGTTATTCGAGACGAGGACCTCGAAATGGGGGTAGGTCTGTGACAGCGCTGACGCAATGCATCCCTTTAGGAGCGCGGCCCGATTATATGTAGGAATGGCGATCGTCACGAACGGGTAGTCCCGGCCGGCCCGAAAGTTGTGGTTCGCGACCGTTTGCACGGAATCTAAGGATGCGCCCTTCGTGATGTTTACAGAAGGTACCATGGATCAGGATTGCCGAACGTGGCGCATCAGCAATGCGCGCGGGTGCCATGTGTCCGACCAAATATGCGCCGGTTTCTGATCAGAAGTGAACCTGGTGGCGTGCACGACCGTCTCCCACACTCGATCATACATAGCGCGCATGGACGGCGAACGGCATCATTCAGGGCACGCCCAGTGTCAACTAGTGCAGAGTGGGCTGACCCGAGTTGACGGCGATCAATTCCGCCTCGTTGCTCTCGAACTGCGGCGGCGTACCTCAGGCGTGCTCATTCCGCGTTGCCCAGCCTGCGTTCGCGTGCTCGATCGGGATTTGCCTCGCGTGGGCTACAAGTCCACGTGGGCGACGTCCCAAAAAGGTGCCGTTGCGCGACACCCTTTGGGCTGCCTTCGCTCAATCGCCAGCGAACTAGTGCTGCCAGGGAAGGGAAAGTGTCTGCGTGGGAGAAGCGTTGGCCTCACTGGCTAAGACCCTGCTGGTCTCGGCGCCGGAGCTGATGACAGCAGTCGCCGCATATTGATTCATCAGCGCCATTGCATGACTTGCATCACTCAGCAGGGACGACGAAGCGGCGCTTGGCGGCTTGGCAACCAACGAAACGTTGTCATAGAGCGCACCTAGTCCGTCACCTGACTGGCCTGCCAGCTCGCGGAATGTCAGGCGGTCCTGTCCGCCGGTGCCGGTCACCGTGAAATCATAGCTTTGCCAGGTGCTACCGGGTGGAACTACGTCAATGACCGAGCCGTTCCACAACACCGCAATTGAGCAGGTAGAGCTTGTGAACCCCGGCCGAGAGCGCGCGTCAAAGGAAAGAGCGTACTCTTGTCCAGCGACGGTCTTTACATCCTGGTACAAGCCATCAAGAGCTCCGGCAAAGTCCAACTCGCCGTAATTGCCTCCGTTGCTGGCCTTCACGCCGTTGAGATTGTTCCAGAGCTCGATGGTGCCGCCACTGATGGCGTGCCAGCCCTGAATGGAATTGGAGGCTCCCCACCGACCGTCCTGCAAGGGCGCCAGTGATGACGACTCGAAGGATCCGTTCACAAGGAGATTCGTACCCGCTGCCGGCGATGACGTGACTGGCGGGGACGTGGCGGTGGTTAGTTCAATATTGTCATAGAGCGCACCGAGTCCGTCACTGCCTTGGCCCGCCACCTCACGGAAAGTGAGGCGATCCTTGGCACCGGTCCCTACCACCTTGAAGTCGTAGGTTTGCCAGTCGGTGCCTGGAGGGACAGTGGCAATGAGTGAGCCATTCCACAACACCTCGATCGAGCAGGTCGAACCGGTGAAGCCAGATCGTGAGCGCGCGTCGAAGGACAGGTTGTAGGCCTGCCCGGCAACGGTCTTTACGTCCTGGTAGAAGCCATCTCGAGCGCCGGCATAGTCGAGTTCGCCGAAATTGCCTCCGTCGCTGGCCTTGACCCTGTCGAGATTGTTCCAGAGCTCGATCGTGCCACCGGCGATCGCGGTCCAGCCGGAAACGGACTGGTAGGCTCCCCAACGGCCGCCGGCGAAGGGCGCCAAGGTAGTTGCCTCGAACGATCCATTAACCAGCAGGTTCTGGCCGGCTGCCGGCGGCGAGGTGACGGGAGGAGTCGCACTCACTATCACATTCAGGGCAGCGGATTTCGAACTGACGTTGCCCGCAGCGTCTGTGGCGTTCGCGATGAACGTGTGGGTCCCGTCCGACAATTGCGCCGTGGTGAGGCTCCAGGCGCCGCTCGCATTGGCTTTCGTCGTGCCAATGACGGTCGTCCCTTCAAACACCTTTACAGTGCTGCCGGCTTCCGCCGTACCACTCAGCGTCAATTGTTTGGCGTCCGTGGTCTTGTCTCCGACTGTACCCGTATCGGGCGTAAACGCCGCGATCTTGGGTGCTGCCGGTGCCAGCGTGTCCGGCGGCACGACCGGAGGCGTTTGTGAAGATCCGAGCAGCGGCGGAGGCAAGTCTGCCTGGAATGCCGCAGTGCTCATGGAATAGTAGCCAACCGTCCTCCATTGGGTCGACAGCTCAACCCAGTTGCTGCCACCAACGCCCGGATTGTTGCTGTGGTCGGAAAGAAACGGAGCCGTCGCGTTGCGCCACCAATCGACGCCTACCATGGCCACCAGTTTCGCGTTCGGATCGGTCGTCCTCATATCCATTTGGACATAGACGCCGTCGACCGTTCCAGCCGCGTATGTCCCTCGCGATCCATACCAGAAATGATCATTGTAGCCGGCCGCAGGGGCATCAAAGCTCGCGGCGCCACCTGGCAGGCGAGTCACCTGCATCGGATAGGCTGAGTTGCCGGCGAAATCGGCGACGAAATGCCCCCCCCCCAGACCAAGCTTTGACTGGTCCTGCACCAGCACCCATTGGCCGGTTTCCTCGATATGCACATAGGTTTTCGCGTTCGCGACTTCGACATCTGCGTTCGCGGAGGCGGCGGCCCCTTCCTCGGTATAAACTTGCCCCCAACCCTCGACGGCGGAAAAGCCTGGAGGCGGGGTCAGCTGACCACCAGGGTTCCAGCCCTTGTACCAGCTGTAGCTGTGCGGCACGCCGGTAGGAAACCCCTCGCTCCGACCAAGCGTGTTCTGTTTGATCAGCTCCGATAACGAAATCGCCATTTCAATGTCCCGCTCGTTTGGAGGTGTCGGTATTATGAGAGCAGCAATCAGCGTTGACCGGGCGAGCACCGCCTGCGGCCCTAAAGCATGATCGCCTCGCGCCGCTCACGCTATCCGAACGCAATTTCTGCTGAGACGCGATAGTCACAAAGAACGGCCGCACGCCCGCACGGCCCAACTTTCAAGCGTCACTGAAATCGGCCTTGCCGAATCACATCGAGTCCTTCTCCAAAAGATGAACCAAGCCACAGCAAAGTTCAATCGACGCGCGTATCGAACTCGTTGCATCTCGCCTGAGACTTGCACGGATTTTATGCACCGGCCGCCAAATTGGGCGGTCGACGCAATGCAAGCCGACCCCATTTTCAATTTTGACGCTCGCAACAGAATTTGTCGCCAATGTGATTGAGCTGTTCCCGAATGGGGTGTTAGTGCGGCGTTCTTCGATCAAAGAGAGACGATGAGGGTGGTGTTTGTCTCTTCGAAGAGCGAAAGGCGCTTGAGCGCTCATCGTGCTACAGTAAAGAGTTATAAGCTGTTTTTCGCCTTCACCCGTTGTGCAGTAAACGCGCTTTCAGCGGACTTGCGTCGAATTGTCTCGCGTCAGTTGGGCGCGTGCACGGCTTCTCGAATTCGGGCGTCCTAGGCATCGCGTTGACTCGATTCGCGCATTGTTCGGCAGCTAGGCAGAGGCCAGTCGGGATCGTTCCGCGCCGCGCATTATTGAGAAGCGTCAATTCGACCCCGGAAAATCGCGGCTAAGCACTCGGAAAGCTTGCATCGCTTCCCTGATTCGCCGGGTTGCTCGAGACGGAAGGCATGACGTGATCGGTTTTCGCGCGGAGACCGGAGTGTCTCCTGTTCTGTCGGACTGGCTCGACCTCGCCCGCGGACTTGCTGCCGTCGAGGTCGTGGCATTCCATTCCTATCAGTTGATGTTCATGGAGAAGCTGCCGAGTGAGAGTTATGACCCGGCGATCAGATTGGTCTATTCCGTTCTCTGGACCCTGAGCGCATATGGCCCTGCTGCCGTTCTGGTGTTCTTTGTCTTAAGCGGCTACCTGGTGGGTGGGCCTGCGCTGGTCAGAAGTCTGCGCGGACGATTGCATGTAGTCGACTATTTCTCCGCGCGCTTTGCACGGCTCTATGTCGTACTTCTGCCTGCGCTGACCATCTCCTTCTGCGTCTATATTTCAGCGCAGCAATCCGCGGGCTGGCAGGCCTATGTTTCCTCTCATCAAGACGTCTACAACAGTGCGGCAATCTTCCACGCGCCTGTCGGTGTCGCGACCGCAATCTGCAATGGCTTGTTTCTCCAGACGATAGCTTGTTCGGAATTCGCCGGAAACGCGGCCCTGTGGAGCTTGTCGAACGAGTTTTGGTATTACGTGCTGTTTTTTGCGCTGATTTCGGTCCGCAAGACACCGGCCTACGGTCTGCTCATCATCGCGGTTTTCGGATTGTTCGTGGTGGCGGAGCACGTCGATGGCCATGGCACGCATATTGGCCTTAAACTCATCTTCTTCTTTTCCATTTGGTGCCTCGGTGTGATTGCCTATGCCGTGACTGCACCGATCTGGGCATGGTGTTGCGGCTTCCTCGTGAGTATGGGTGGCCTGTACCTTCTCACATCCAAAGGCCTTTTCCCGCAATGGGCCGCATTCAGCCTGGCCGTGGGGTTGGGCGCAGCCGCATTCATTATCGGCCTCGACTATCTAAAGATACCACTACCCTCATTGCTGCGACGCGGCAGAGAACTCGCAAAATTCAGCTTTTCATTGTACGCGATTCACTACCCGATCCTCTTGCTGCTGAACGTCACGGTTGCAAGTAGTCGTCAGGATTTCACTCTCGCATCAGTCGGGCTTGACGCGAGCTTCATCCTGACTTGCCTGCTCGCCGCAGGCATCGTCTATTTCATGTTCGAAAGTCGCACGCCTGCGATCCGAGACTGGTTGAAGGGCATTATGCTTCACGGCACAGTGGGCCGTGGTCGTATATTCCGTCCGACAGCGATAGCTGACACCGTTAGTTCGCCGAGCGCGCTCGCAGCAGATCGTGCGATGATGATACCTAGTGCGGTGGCAAAGCCGCCCTTGCAATCGTCCGGCACCGACGCTTCGCTGGTGCAGATCGCCTCTCCGCAAGTGCGATATGGGGCGCCCGCGGCGAACGTTCCGATGGTGCTGCTGAATGACGGCCATGCACTGCCTCAACTCGGCTTCGGTGTCTGGCAGATCGACAATGCGCGCGCACCTGAGGTCATCGCCACCGCGATGAATGCCGGCTATCGCTTGATCGACACTGCGGCGAACTACGGAAACGAAGCCAGTGTCGGCGTGGCCTTGAGGCGGATGAATCTGCCGAGAAGCCAGTTGTATGTCACGACGAAGCTCCGTAACGAAGATCAGGGATACGATCGGACAATGCGCGCCTTCGACGCCAGCGCTGCGAGGTTGCAACTCGACGTGATCGATCTGTACTTGATTCATTGGCCATGTCCTCAACGCGCGGCCTACGTCGAAACCTGGCGTGCGCTCATTGAACTCCAGAAGCAGGGACGTGTTCGGTCGATCGGGGTGTCCAACTTCACGGCCGATCATTTGGAGCGCATCATCCATGAGACCGGCGTCACACCGGCGGTGAATCAGATCGAATTGCATCCCGCGTTTCAGCAGCAAATGCTGCGGAATATCCATGAACGCTACGGCATCGTGACCCAGGCCTGGAGCCCGCTCGGCCAGGGCAGGGCTCTTGACGATCCGAGGATCCGGGCCATCGCTGAGCGCAGCAGCCGTACCGTCGCGCAGGTCATTCTTCGCTGGCACCTCGAGACCGGCTCTATCGCGATTCCGAAATCGGCAAACGCGGCCCGCATGGCTGAAAACATCGATCTATTCGGCTTTGGGCTGACCAGCAACGACCATGCTGTAATTGCGGGGCTGGACCGGCCCGATGGACGGATCGGCCCCGATCCAGCAGCGTATGGGCAAATGCGCATCCTGCGCCGGCTGACCCGACGCTTCTTGACGACCTGATTGGCGCGCGTCCGCGGCGGTGGATGCGAAGTCGGTCTTGCGCGGCTGATGAACGCTGAACAAACGTCCACTCTACCGGCTCAGATCATCATCCCAGCTCGTGTGGACCGTTTGCTTGGGTGACGTCGCGTGTGCGGGTTCCGCGGAGCGACGAACCAGAAAGCCCCGAGCGAGTACAAGGTGATTTCGTGTACGGTCTACGAGCGTCGAGACGAACGCGAGAATGATCTTCTTCCTCGCCATCACCTTGGATTCAAGCAGATGCCACGATGCCATCGCGAAGACGAGCGTCGCGGCGAGGCTGAGCCCGAAATTGACGTACCACACGCGGTGATCGGGCAACAGCTGAGCCACTGTCTGCTGCACCGGAAATCCATAGAGATACACGCCGTACGAATAGTCGGCGACCTTGGCAATCGGTCCTGTGCTGAAATTGAGCAGTCCGAGATAGACCGTGAGGTAGGCAACGAAGATGGCGGCGAGATCCTCGCCGGCTCGGGTCGAGGTGAGCACGGAAACAACGAAACCGGCGGCGCTGGCCAGAAAGAGCCAGGGGGAATACGCGATCCTGCTTCGGTTCAGGAATAGCGCGACCCCGCACAGAAAAGCGAGGACCAACATTCGGCCTGGGGGCGCGGCCGGCGAACCCGGCTTGCCGCCAAGCACGTCGCGCAGCGCCAATGCGATAATGATGAACAGCACGGCGAAGAGGAACAGCCGGTGGCGCTTGGTTAGGCCGATCAATGCCGCCGCGCTGATCGCCAGATAGCATTCGAGCTCGTGTGGGATGGTCCAGAGCTGGCTGTTCACCATGTTTGGTACGGGCAAATCAGAAAAAACGCTCGGCAGGTAGAAGTGAATATCGCCGATCGTATTAAGCAAGTAACGGAAGAAGTCCGGATCGGTGAAATACTGCGATAGTGGGAGAGTCGTAAAGATTGAACCGATCAATATCGCCGAGATCATGACTTCCGCGGTCAGAGCGGGAAATATTCGTATAATCCGCAACACGACGAATAACGGAAGATTGTTGCGCTCGAGGCTTCCTGCGACGAGGAAGCCGCTCAGCGCAAAGAAGGCCGGAATGACAAGCCAGACCAGTGGTTTGAGAGGGCCGCCATAGAACCACTGCTCGGCGGCCAGGCCGTAGCACACTGCGACGGTATGCCAGAGGATTACTGCGATCGCCAATGTGATGCGTAGGACGTCGAAGCCCGCGGGCCTCCCCTTCGTCGCTTCCCATTTGTCTTCAATCGATGCCATCGCTCGGTCCTGCCGAGTGTAGTACGAGGTCGCTCTGATCCTTGATTATGAGCGGTTGGGATCGGGAAGTTGACAAGCGTCAAATCGTCGACGTGAGCGTTGTGACGGCGCGGTAGGCTTATTCGCAGCGCGTGTGCTGCGGGCAGACGTTTCGAGCGTTGGTGCGCGACCGGCAACGAAATGGAAGTTGGTCCCTAATCGTGCAGATGACCAAGGGCAGCGCTCTGCCACTCAGTTCAATGCGACTTAGTCGAGTTGACGGTTATCAACTTGGTCTTGCGGCTGCGACCTAGGGTTCGATCTCGTCGCCCCATCCGCGATTGTTCATCCGGATGAGTCGGGCGGTGTCCCTGAGACAGGAGATCCCGATGAAGGTTGTCATTCTCGCCGGCGGCTATGGTACGAGATTGAGCGAGCATACCTCGGTGGTTCCAAAGCCATTGGTTGAGATCGGTGGTCGTCCGATCCTGTGGCACATCATGAAGCTCTATTCTCATCACGGCCTGAATGAATTCGTCATCTGCTGTGGTTACAAGAGCACGGTGATCAAAGACTATTTCATGAGCTACCTGTCTCATCAGGGAGATTTCACGCTCGACCTCCAGTCCAATCGCATTGAAATGCATCGAAATGGCTGCGAACCCTGGAAGGTGACGCTGGTCGATACCGGCGAGAAGACGATGACCGGTGGCCGGCTTAAGCGGGTGCGCGATCATCTCGGGGATTCGACGTTTTGCATGACGTATGGCGATGGTGTCTGCGACGTCAACATACGCGAATTGATCAAGTTTCATCATCAGCAAGGCGCGCTGGCGACGGTCACTGCGGTACAGTTGCCTGGCCGCTTCGGCGCGATCAATCTCTCTTCGGACCGCCCGCGCGCGGCGCAGTTCCGCGAAAAGGACGCGGGCGACGGCCAGGTCATCAACGGAGGCTTCTTCGTCGTGGAGCCGCAGGCTCTCGATCTTGTCGACAGTGATAGCACAAGCTGGGAGAGTGAACCGCTGACGCGGTTGATCGAACAGGACCAACTCGCGGTCTATAGGCACCGTGGTTACTGGCAGAACATGGACACCTTGCGCGACAAGACCGTGCTGCAAGGGCTATGGGATGCAGGCAATCCGCCTTGGTGCGTGTGGGGCAAGGGTGGCGTCGCGGCGAGTGCGAACACGCCGACGCCGAAGCCGGCCATTGCCCATCAAGTCACGCTCTGAGGAGATGATCACATGCGCATTCTCTTCACGGGAGCCGACGGATATATCGGTGCGGTGCTCGGTCCAAAATTGCTTGAACGCGGTCACCACGCGACCGGTATTGACACGGGTCTGTACCGTCGTGGTTGGCTATTCGATGACGGCAGGACACGGCCGATGGTGATGTCACGTGATACGCGGCAATTGTCGCGGTCCGATTTGGTAAACTTCGACGCTGTGGTTCACTTGGCGGAACTGTCCAATGATCCGCTCGGGGAGAACAATCCCGCTATAACGATGGAGATCAACCATCGTGGATCGGTGGAGTTTGCGCTCAAATGCAAGGAAGCGGGCATCGAACGATTCGTCTATGCGTCGTCTTGCAGTATCTATGGTGCGGCAGGGGGCGACCTGAAATCCGAGACGTCAACCTGCGATCCTCAAACGGCCTACGCGCGATGCAAGGTACTGGTTGAACGTGATCTCGTCGCGTTGACAGATTCCCGCTTCACGCCGGTGTTTCTGCGCAACGCGACAGCGTTTGGAGCATCCCCCCGACAGCGCTTCGACCTGGTCTTGAACAATCTTGCCGGCTGGGCGTTCACGACGGGAAAGATACGCGTCATGAGCGACGGCACGCCTTGCCGTCCTCTGGTCCATATCGAGGACATCTGCCAGGCAATCCTGTGTGCTCTCGAAGCGCCACGCGGGGCAGTCTGCGCCGAGGCATTCAATGTTGGCGACGAAACCCAGAACTATACGGTGCGCGAGATTGCAGAGATCGTGAACGAGACTTTTCCCGGTTGCGAGCTATCATTCGGTCCGAGCGGCCCAGACAACCGCAGCTATCGTGTATCTTTTGCAAAGATTAAGGCTCACATGCCAAGCTTCCGCTGCGGATGGAATGCGCAGCGCGGTGCGCGGCAATTGAGAAGCGTGTTCGAACATATTCAGTTGGACGAAGCCACGTTCAATGCGGCGCCCTTTACTCGCCTTTCCGAGCTTCGCCACTTGCAACACACGGAGCAGTTGGATTCCCATTTGCGGTGGACGCCGATTCCCGAATTCGTTCCGGGGGCGAACGCGTTATCATTGGTCGGCGGCTGAGCGCCGGTGGATGGGCCACAGGTGCGATAGCTCTCGGCCGTCGACGCACGTGCCGCGGCAAAAAGCGGAGCCTTACAATCTGTTGACTTTCTCTCAAGCTATCATATTGTTTTTGCAGTGCCGCATTTTGGTCACGGTCCGGTTGCCAAGAGCGGCTAGGATGCAAGTCGATAGTTAGACGGGGCGATTTTTTGCTCGCACTTTTGTCAGTCGAGCTGCCAACGATGTGAGCATTCCGGGTAAGAGTACGGGATTGCTCGAGGATTGAGCGGTGTCTGTTATATTAGTAGTCGATGCGCACAGTGTTTATCGTAGCGGCCTCCGGGACGTGATTGGGACCCGGTTCAAGAAATCTCGCGTTGTTGATACCTCGGGGCTCGAAGGCTTCGATCTGGAGACCAGTTTCGATCTGATTTTGATCGACCTCGGCTGCCTCACCCCGCGTTCGCTCGGTGTTCTTGCTGAAGTATTCGACATAAGGCCCGCGACGCGTATTGCCGTGATGTCAACGTCGACTACGCGTGAGGATGTGTTGAGGTGTCTTTCGGCCGGCTTCCACGGTTTCGTGCCCAAGCTTCAGTCGGATGAGGAATTGCTGTCCGCGATCGATGATTTGTTGTCGGGACGCATCTATGTACCCCGGTGGCTGGCTGATGATGACGTTCGCCGGCCAGAAACTACTCAGACGGTCAACTTCGATCTAGAGGCCCTGCGATTGACGCGCCGGCAGAACGAAATTCTTCCGCTCCTGGCTCAGGGAATGTCGAACAAGGAGATTGCGCGCGAACTGAGTATTGCGGAAGGGACCAGCAAGATTCATACAGCGGCTCTTCTGCGCGCGCTTGGCGCTCGCAATCGCACGGAGGCCGCGTTTATGGCCGCGAAGCTGGTCGGGCCCAGAGACCGGTTAACCACAAAAATGAAGAGCCAGAGGTTCGTGATCAACAGGAGCAATGGCTCAGGTTCCGATCAGATCTCCGGCACCCGGTGGACCGGCCGTTCTTTCGAAGACCGGCGGAGCGATCGCCGCCTTCTCAAATGAGCGGCGGCATCATCTTGTCACGTCTCCGGGCGGGATCCGGCGCGCTGCCCGCATCCAGGAGTTAGCAAACGAAGCGGTCGACGCGGCGCGCCGACGAGCCTTGGTTCGCCACACTTCTCGGCCAGCGCCAGAGCCTCCAGGAAGGCAAGTGTATCGTCGCCGCCGAATTGCGCGCGGGTCTTCAGGTTGCGTCTTCTCCATCTTCCTGGGACATTTCAATATACCGGCATCGCACTCGGAGTTCCACCAAAGTGGATAATCCCGGGACGCCTCTGGAAACTCAGACCGTTAAGAGTTACTGGGGGAGCGCGCCTTGTGCATGCTTCGCGTCGGTTGCTCCGCTGTCGCAAATCGGTGAGAACGAAGGTAGGCGCGGAAATCGGCGCGACTGCCGCAGAGACGCGCATCTTGCCAATCGTTTGCACGAATTTTTCGCTCGATTGAGTGCTGCGTGAGCAGCGAATAGTTTTCTCGCCTGACGGACTAGATCGACCGGCTTATTCGGAACCGGCAAAATCCTAACGCATTAGCCTGAATATCCTTCGGATCAAGAGGGCCTACACTTCAATGCGCCGGATTAGGTGCTGAGGTGATAGACATGCTTACGGAATCGGCTTCGCTCGACGACGGAAAATTATCTACGCCAATCTTCAGATCGACCCGTAACGACGCTCCTGAGTTCCGACGGCCCTCCACATCCTTCATACCCCGTGGCCGGGCCCTATTCTGGGAGGGAGAAGAAGAGGCTCAAAAGATCGAAATTGTTGAGGGCGTCGTCCGGGCGGTCCGGCTACTTGAGAACGGAAACCGCCAAATCCTCGCCTTCTATTGGCCCGGCGATGTGGTCATGCCAACTCATTCAACCAACCAGCAGTATACCGCAGAGGCTGTGACAGATTGTCGTGTAGTTCGATCGAAAGTCTCTGGAGTGTGTCGGAGCGATGAGCCCTGTGGTGCACACCAGGTCTTGGCGGATACGCTCTCGTTGGTGCTGACCATGAGCCAAAAAAATTGCGTGGCGCGCATCGCGTGGCTGTTGTTGCGCATTCGGCCGCACTTGCCCGCCGATCTCAAACGCCCGGAAGCACTCCGGCTTCAGTTGCCCCGGGCCGATCTTGCCGACCACGTCGGAACATCGCTTGAAACGGTTTGCCGCACGCTCGCAGAGTTCAAAGCGAAAAAACTAATTGACCTGCCCAACCGCAAGACCATCAGGTTCGTCAACTTGGAAGGTTTGGCGAGGATCTCCAACGGGCCGGCCTTCGATTGATTTGATTTCGATTTGCGAATGAGAAAGTTCATTTGGTTCCTTCCACGCGGCGGCGGCGGCAGGTTCGGTTCGGACTGGGCTGAGCGTTCGCACTTTCGCCGTGACTGTTTCCCTTGCTTACCGCGGGCCAACGGTTGGAGTGGCCCACCGTCTGCTGAAGTATGTTAGAAGCCGACCTACGGAGCGTCAGGCCTTGAGCGATTCATTTGCTTTTGCGTCGCTTAACATTTGGCATGTCGGCTGCAGAGCTGGATTGGCTCGCCGACGGAATACGGGTTGAACCGGTCGACCGATCAGATGGGCTTCGGGTCCGTCTTCCAGCGCCTTCCGGTACACGTCGAGTGCTCCATCGATGGCCTCGATGGTCTGGTCGATATCATCATCAGAGTGCGAATAGCTCACGACCAGTGACGGAGCTAGCAAGCCGCGGCGGATTGTCTCCTGCAAAAACAGCGCGCGAAAGATCTGTGATGGCGCTCCGTCGTCATCGAGGCAGGTATAGATCAAGTTGGACGTCCGGCCGGCGAGCTTGAAATGGTTGGCTAGTCCGCGACGGCGTGCGCAAGCTTCGACCCCGGCCTTCAGGCGGTCTCCCTGGCGGTGGAGCGTCTCGATGACAGGCCGGTCGCGATAGGTGTCCATGACGGCCAATGCCGCGGCCAACGCGTGGGTTTCGGCACCGTGCGTGGTTGACAGCAAGAAGACACGGTCTCGATCATGATCGAGGCCGCCGAGTTTCATGATATCGCTCTTGCCAACCAGCGCGGAGATCGCAATGCCGTTGCCCAGCGCCTTGCCGAACGTCGA
Coding sequences:
- a CDS encoding response regulator transcription factor is translated as MSVILVVDAHSVYRSGLRDVIGTRFKKSRVVDTSGLEGFDLETSFDLILIDLGCLTPRSLGVLAEVFDIRPATRIAVMSTSTTREDVLRCLSAGFHGFVPKLQSDEELLSAIDDLLSGRIYVPRWLADDDVRRPETTQTVNFDLEALRLTRRQNEILPLLAQGMSNKEIARELSIAEGTSKIHTAALLRALGARNRTEAAFMAAKLVGPRDRLTTKMKSQRFVINRSNGSGSDQISGTRWTGRSFEDRRSDRRLLK
- a CDS encoding helix-turn-helix domain-containing protein encodes the protein MLTMSQKNCVARIAWLLLRIRPHLPADLKRPEALRLQLPRADLADHVGTSLETVCRTLAEFKAKKLIDLPNRKTIRFVNLEGLARISNGPAFD